The following are encoded together in the Syntrophomonadaceae bacterium genome:
- the trxA gene encoding thioredoxin — MASDKITIITEKNFETEVLQAAEPVLIDFWAAWCGPCKMIAPVLEEVAEEFAGRIKVGKMNVDENGETPGKYGVMSIPTLILFDQGKEVSRVVGYQPKSQLVRYLSQAVKA, encoded by the coding sequence TTGGCAAGCGACAAAATTACAATAATCACTGAAAAAAATTTTGAGACAGAGGTGCTGCAAGCTGCTGAGCCGGTACTGATAGATTTCTGGGCGGCTTGGTGCGGGCCGTGCAAAATGATTGCTCCAGTTTTGGAGGAAGTAGCTGAGGAATTTGCCGGTCGCATAAAAGTGGGGAAAATGAATGTGGATGAGAATGGCGAAACCCCCGGTAAATACGGCGTCATGAGCATTCCGACTTTAATTCTTTTTGATCAGGGTAAAGAGGTAAGCCGTGTTGTTGGTTACCAGCCAAAGAGCCAGTTAGTGCGATATTTAAGCCAGGCGGTAAAGGCCTGA
- a CDS encoding tRNA threonylcarbamoyladenosine dehydratase — protein sequence MHKFSRTEKLIGSESLAVLAASKVAVFGVGGVGSFAVEALARAGVGCLMLVDFDEVCVTNINRQIPALHSTVGRPKVEVMKERIADINPQAEVIAIKQFYSPENWTGFFVTPWDFIVDAVDTVKAKVDLIYRAKQLNIPVISSMGAGNRLEPYSLRVADISETRGCPLARIVRAELRKLGINSGLPVVFSPDSPLKPSSSPEPGQEATANTNAAVQGIKRKVHFPGSISFVPSVAGLLMAAYVVNHLISPKKEIKQQL from the coding sequence GTGCATAAATTTTCTAGAACAGAAAAATTAATTGGATCTGAAAGTTTAGCTGTCCTTGCAGCCAGCAAAGTTGCTGTGTTCGGGGTAGGTGGTGTCGGTTCTTTTGCGGTAGAGGCGCTGGCCCGAGCTGGGGTAGGTTGTTTAATGCTGGTGGATTTTGATGAAGTATGTGTGACAAATATCAATCGCCAGATTCCAGCTTTGCATTCGACTGTCGGCAGGCCAAAAGTAGAAGTCATGAAGGAAAGGATTGCAGATATAAATCCCCAGGCGGAAGTGATAGCCATAAAACAGTTTTATTCTCCTGAGAATTGGACAGGTTTTTTTGTCACCCCATGGGACTTTATCGTTGATGCGGTGGACACAGTAAAGGCGAAGGTTGACCTTATTTACCGGGCGAAACAACTTAATATTCCAGTGATTTCCTCTATGGGAGCTGGTAACCGCCTGGAACCTTACTCCTTGCGGGTAGCAGATATTTCCGAAACTAGAGGATGCCCTCTGGCAAGAATTGTTAGAGCAGAGTTAAGGAAGTTGGGAATCAATTCCGGCTTACCGGTTGTATTTTCACCTGATTCTCCGCTGAAACCTTCTAGCTCGCCGGAACCGGGGCAGGAAGCAACTGCAAATACCAATGCAGCAGTTCAGGGGATTAAGAGAAAGGTCCATTTTCCCGGAAGCATCTCATTTGTGCCATCGGTAGCAGGGCTGTTGATGGCAGCTTATGTGGTTAATCATTTAATCAGCCCCAAAAAAGAAATAAAACAGCAGCTGTAA